GCGAATCCGTTCGATTCGGTACGCACGCCTCCCTGATGTGGATCGAGGAGAGCGAACTCAGCGCACGGGCCGTCAGTTCCTGTGCCTGCCGGCGGCTTTCCGGGTGCGCGGTGAGTGCCGACTCCAGGAGGCCCGCCAGGCCCGAGGCGGCCTTCGGGTGGCTGCGGAGGATCCGTACGGGCTCGTGGGCGCCCGCGCCCTGTGCCCAGCGGTGGACTTGTCGGAAGGGGCGGCCGTCGACGGCGGCGGCGTGCAGCCAGCAGCGCAGGAGCGTCTCCGCAGTGTCGGCGGTGGCCGCGTCGAGGCGGGAGTGCGGGCGTACGGGGGCGAGCAGGGCGACCGCGCGTTCCTGGGCCACCGCGGGGTCCTCGCAGTGCTCGGACGGTGACCAGTGGAGCCGGGCGGGGGTGTCGCAGAGGTGGCCGGGGTCGTGGACCAGGACCGGGCCGAGCTTGCCGCGCGCGTCCTTGGTCGAGGACCAGACGGCGGGGTCGGAGGTGACGACCAGGACCGGGCCCTCCGCGTCCAGGATCGCCTGCACGGCGGCCGGGCGGCGGGTCTCCGGGGGGCCGTAGACCGTGCGGGGGGTGGTTATGGGGGTGGCGGGGGGTGCCTCCGCCGGTGGGGTCGGTGTGGGGAGTGGTGCCGGGGCTGGGGTCGGTGCCGAGGCGTGCTCTTCCGTCGGGCGGCGCGGGGGCGGGGGAGCGGTGGGCTCCTTTCGTACCCCTGCGTCCTTCCGCGCCTCCGGGTCCTCCCGTACCTCCGTGTTCTTCCGTGCCGGAGTCGGGGCGTACGCGCCTGCCTTTCGGTTGGCGCGGACCGCGCGCCAGCGGGCCGTCGTGCCGAGGACGAAGACCGCGAGGACCATCAGGATCATCGCCTCGCCGATCAGCAGGCCCCAGAAGAGGCCGTACCCGGAGAGTGCCCCCGGCGGGGTGGTCGGCCAGGCCGCCGGGAGGTCCGTCGGGGCCGTCGCGAGGGCGCGCAGGGCCATCGGGGTCCGGGCGAAGGTGACGCCGGCCGGCCAGGCGCCGTGTGCGAGGAGGCCGGCCAGGCCGGTCGCCGTCCAGACGAGGACCGCGAGGCCGAGGATCAGGGCGAACAGACCGACGATGAAGCCGTCGGAGATGCCGCCCTGCCTCTTCTGCTCGGTCACGTCACGCCACCGTCGACTGCGAAGTGCCGTTCATCTGCTGCTCGATGAGGATCGCGCGCTGTTCGGTCTCCCACTCCAGTTCCGGGTCCGCGACGGAGGCTTCCGTCATGGCGCGGTCGGTGTAGACGAGGGGGCGTTCCTTCTCGGTGATGAGGTGTTTGACCACCTGCACGTTGCCGTTGACGTCCCAGACCGCGATGCCGGGGGTGAGGGTCGGGATGATCTCGACCGCCCAGCGGGGCAGGCCGAGGACCCGGCCCGTGTTGCGTGCCTCGTCGGCCTTCTGGGCGTAGATGGTGCGGGTGGAGGCCATCTTGAGGATGGCTGCCGCTTCTTTCGCCGCTGCTCCGTCCACGACGTCGGAGAGGTGGTGGACCACCGCCACGAAGCTCAGGCCGAGGCGGCGGCCGAACTTCAGGAGGCGCTGGAACAGCTGGGCCACGAAGGGGCTGTTGATGATGTGCCAGGCCTCCTCCACGAGGAAGATGCGCTTCTTCCGGTCGGGGCGGATCCAGGTGTGTTCCAGCCAGACGCCGACGATCGCCATGAGGATGGGCATGGCGATGGAGTTGCGGTCGATGTGGGACAGGTCGAAGACGATGAGGGGGGCGTCGAGGTCGATGCCGACCGTCGTCGGGCCGTCGAACATGCCGCGGAGGTCGCCGTCGACGAGGCGGTCGAGGACGAGGGCGACGTCCAGGCCCCAGGCCCGTACGTCGTCTATGTCGACGTTCATCGCCTCCGCCGATTCGGCCTCCGGGTGGCGGAGGCGCTCGACGATGTCGGTGAGGATCGGCTGCCGGTCGGTGGTGTGCTCGGTGACGTAGGCGTGGGCGACCTTGAGGGCGAAGCCGGAGCGCTCGTCGAGGCCGTGGCCCATCGCCACTTCGATGATGGTGCGGAGGAGGGCCAGCTGACCGGTGGTGGTGATGGAGGGGTCGAGGGGGTTGAGGCGGATGCCCGCGTCGTTGGCGACCATCGGGTCCAGGCGGATGGGGGTTATCCCCAGCTCCTGGGCGATGAGGTTCCATTCGCCGACGCCGTCCTCGCCCTGGGCGTCGAGGACGACGACCTGACGGTCGCGGAAGCGGAGCTGGCGGAGGACGTACGTCTTCTCCAGGGCCGACTTTCCGTTGCCGGATTCGCCGAGGACCAGCCAGTGGGGGGCGGGGAGCTGCTGCCCGTACAGCTGGAAGGGGTCGTAGATGTAGCCCTTGCCGCTGTAGACCTCGCGGCCGATGATGACGCCGGAGTCGCCGAGGCCGGGTGCGGCGGTCGGCAGGTAGACGGCCTGGGCCTGCCCGGTGGAGGTGCGGACGGGCAGGCGGGTCGTCTCCACCTTCCCGAAGAGGAAGGCGGTGAAGGCTTCGGTGAGGACGGACAGCGGATCTCGCATGGGTCTGTGCCCCTTCGGCCCTAGCGGCGGATGCCGGTCGCGAACGGCAAGGTGTTCACAAAGGCCCGGTGGTGCTCGCGGTCGCACCACTCCAGCTTCAGGTACGACTTGCCGGCGGAGGCCCTGATCGTGCGCTTGTCCCGGGCGAGGGCCTCGGGCGAACGCGACGACACCGTGATGTACCCGACGAGGTTCACTCCTGCCGCGCCGCTGGCGAGATCTTCACCCCGCTGGTCGAGCCGGCCGTGGGCGGCGATGTCGCGGGGGTCGACCGTACGGTTCATCTTGGCCTGGCGGGACGCCTCGGCCTCGTCGTTGGTCTTCTCGGTGAGCATGCGCTCGATGGCGACCTCGGTGGGCTCCAGGTCCATGGTGACGGCGACCGTGCGGATGACGTCGGGGGTGTGGACGAGGAGCGGGGCGAGGAAGTTGACGCCGACCGGGGTCATCGGCCACTCCTTCACCCAGGCGGTGGCGTGGCACCAGGGGGCGCGGGTGGAGGACTCGCGGGTCTTGGCCTGGAGGTACGTCGGTTCCATGGCGTCGAGTTCGGCGGGCCAAGCGTTTCGTTTCGTCATGGCCTGGATGTGGTCGATGGGGTGGTCCGGGTCGTACATGGAGTGCACGAGGGACGCGAGACGGGACTGGCCGAGGGGCTGGCGGACGCGGATGTCGGCCTCGGCGAGGCGGGCGCAGATGTCGGTGAGCTCGCGGGCCATGACGACGGCGAGGCCGGCGTCGCGGTCGAGCTTGCGGGCGCCGGAGGCGTGGCGGGCGGCGCGGGCCATGGCGTTGGCCTCGGCGGCCAGGTCGCGGGTGTAGTGCATGCAGGCGACGAGGTAGGCGCGGTGCTGCTCGCTGGAGGTGGAGACCATCGACTGGAGCTGGTCGTAGGACTCCTGGAGCCAGGCGGGGGCCTGGGTGTCTCCGCGCTGGGCGACGTCCTTGGCGTGGGCGTCGGGGTCGGCGGGGAGGGTGCGGGCCAGCATCTGGAGGCGGGTCACGAAGCCGTCGCCGTTGGCGACGTGCTTGAGGAGGGTGCCGAAGCGGTCGACGAGGGCCTCCTGGTCCTCGCTGTCGCGCAGGCCGACGCCGGGGCCCTCGATCTCGATGGCGGCGGTGACGGTGCGGCGGTCGGCGTGGAGGAGGACGGCGATCTCGTCGGGGCCGAAGGGGGCGGCGAGCCAGCCGATGCGGCCGATGCCGGGGGGCGGGCCGACCTCGACCTCGCGGCCGTCGAGGCGGGTGCCGGCCTCGGAGGCGACGGAGCGGTAGGCGGTGCCGCGCTTGAGCATCCGCTTGTAGCTGCGGTTGATCTCGAACCACTTGTAGAAGGTGCGGTGCTTGTACGGGAGGTACACGGCGGCGATCGCGAGCATGGGCAGGCCCGCGAGGAGCGCGATCCGCAGGGGGAGGGCGGGGACGAGGAGTCCGCTCATCATGCCGAGGAAGGCGCCGACGATGATCAGGGCGATCTCGCCGGTCTCCCGGTTCTTGCCGACGATCGCGTTCGGCCGGGCGCGGCCGACGAGATACGTGCGGCGGGGCGCGACCGGCTGGGACTGGGTCGTCAACGCCCTGCACCTCCTGCTCCTGTGTTCTTGCGGTTGCTGTGCGGGGTGCCCGCGGTGGGGCTGCTGCTACGGGGTGGGGGCGTGGCGCCGCCGGTGCCGCCGCCTCCGCCTGCGCCGCGGCTGCTGTGGGCGGCCATGCCGCCGGAGACGGGGTTGGCGGGGCGGGGGGCGGAGCTCTGGGAGGTGCCGCCGCCGTTGTCGCGGGTGCTGTGGGTCTTGATGCCCTGGGAGACGAGGGAGGCGGGGGAGGAGATGACGGCCGCGGCCGCGTTCTCGCCGGCGCGGTGGAGGCGGTTGTTGCGGGAGGCGGCGATCTCGTCGCCGAAGCCGGGGACGAAGCGGTAGATCATCGCGGAGGCGAAGATGGCGAGCAGGATGATCGAGAGGCCGGACACGACGGCGGAGACGGAGTCGGGGCCGGTGTCGGAGGAGAGCGCGCCGGCCAGACCGAGGACGATCACGATGACCGGTTTGACCAGGATGATCGCGATCATGATGCCGGCCCAGCGGCGGACGTGGCCCCACATGTTCTTGTCGACGAGGCCGGAGTAGACGACGACGCCGAGGAGCGCGCCGACGTACAGCAGGACGGCGCGGAGGAACAGTTCCAGGTAGAGGACGCCGGCGGCGATGACGGTCACCAGGGACACGATGATCAGCATGATGGGGCCGCCACCGATGCTGTCGCCCTTCTGGAGGGCCTGTTTGAAGCTGCCGAAGAAGATGTCGGTCTGCTGGCCGGTGCCGGAGGCGATGACCTCGGTGATGGCGTCGGTGGCGTTGACGACGGTGTAGAGGATCAGGGGCGTGAAGGCGGAGGCGAGGACCGTCAGCCAGAGGAAGCCGATGGCTTCGGAGAGGGCCGTGGTGAGGGGGACGCCGCGGACGGCCCGCTTGGCGACGGCGAGGAGCCAGAGGAGGAGGGTGAGGAAGGTGGCGGCGGCGAAGACGATGGCGTAGCGGCCGAGGAACTGCATGTTGGTGAAGTCGACGTCGGCGGTCTCTTTGACGGCCTTGGAGAGTTCGTCGATGACCTTGATGGCAGCGTCGGCGAAGCCGCGGGCGAGGGATGCGAGCGGGTCCTGCTCGTTGTTCGTTTCGGGGAGCGGCACCGAGCCGCCGCCGGACTGGCTCCGCTCGCAGAGTGTCCTGGGCTCTCCCACCAGGAAGCTGCAGTCGCTGTCGCTCGGGTTCCTGCTCGCGCTTGCGCTCGGGGAGGGCGTCGACGGCGTCGGTGTGGGAGCCGCCTGGGCGGCCGTTGCGAGCAGGAGGGGCAGGAAGAGGAGGGCGGCGACGATCGTGGTCGACACGCGCCTTGCCAGGCTTCGTTCAGCGGGCATAGGTGAACCCTCCGTATCCCTCGACCGCTGCGGCGATCTCGTCGGTCGTGGAGGCGCGGTTGTCGCCGTTGACCGGTGTCGGGCCCTCGGTCTGGGTGGAGGACTCCACGCGCCAGTCGCCCCCCACCCATGTGAGTTTCTCCGTGATGGTGAACCAGGTGGAGGTCACGGGCCTGGTCGAGCCCGCGCCGGCGAGGCCGCCGAGGCTGGTGCACCAGACCTCGACCGTCGCGGAGTTCTCCGTGTAGTCCCGGACCTTGGTGCCGATCGGGATGGTGCGTGACACGTGGGTCATGCCGGAGGGCGCGGTGCCGTCCGCGTTGAGCCCGGCGCTGGCCATGAGATCGCCCGTGTAGGAGGCGTCGAACTTCTTGAGGAGGTCGTCCACGACCGACGGGGCGTGGACGGCGCGCACGATCTCACGGCGCCGGTCCGCGTTGAACATATCGACCGAGCCCAGCGCCACCGCGTAGTTCGTCGCCGCGCTCTGCGCGCCCTGGTTGTCGTGGGCGTAGCCCGTGGGGATCGTGCCGTTCTTGCCGGTGACCGGGCGGACGCCCGTCGCGGAGGTGGGGGTCGTTCTGCCCGGGGTGCCGGAGCGGGGGCCGGTGGCGTCCGCCGGTTCGCCGCCGCCGCGGTTGGCGAAGGCGATGGCGGCGACGAGGAGGACCACCACGCCCACGACCGTGATGAGGGATCGGGAGCTGCGGACGGGGCGGCGGGCGCCGCCGTAGACGTCGCCGCTGTTGCCCTCGGGCAGGCGGGTCCGGGTCTGGCCCGAGCCGCCCACGCCGCCGAAGCTGTCGTGCTCGTCGCCGGGACTCATGCCGGGTACGCCCCCTCACTCGTTCGCGGGTACGGCCGTGCTTCAACATGACTGGGCATCAGGGAACGCATTCTCAGGAGGGTCGGGTCCGAAGGGAGATCAGACGGCCATCCCGTACACGATGGTGAACAGCGTCCCCAGCGATCCGATGATGAAGACGCCGGTCAGACCGGCGACGATCAGGCCCTTGCCCTGTTCCGCGCTGAACGTGTCGCGGAGGGCGGTCGCGCCGATGCGCTGCTTGGCCGCTCCCCAGATGGCGATGCCGAGGCAGAGCAGGATCGCCACGGCCATCACGACCT
The DNA window shown above is from Streptomyces vietnamensis and carries:
- a CDS encoding ATP-binding protein, which gives rise to MRDPLSVLTEAFTAFLFGKVETTRLPVRTSTGQAQAVYLPTAAPGLGDSGVIIGREVYSGKGYIYDPFQLYGQQLPAPHWLVLGESGNGKSALEKTYVLRQLRFRDRQVVVLDAQGEDGVGEWNLIAQELGITPIRLDPMVANDAGIRLNPLDPSITTTGQLALLRTIIEVAMGHGLDERSGFALKVAHAYVTEHTTDRQPILTDIVERLRHPEAESAEAMNVDIDDVRAWGLDVALVLDRLVDGDLRGMFDGPTTVGIDLDAPLIVFDLSHIDRNSIAMPILMAIVGVWLEHTWIRPDRKKRIFLVEEAWHIINSPFVAQLFQRLLKFGRRLGLSFVAVVHHLSDVVDGAAAKEAAAILKMASTRTIYAQKADEARNTGRVLGLPRWAVEIIPTLTPGIAVWDVNGNVQVVKHLITEKERPLVYTDRAMTEASVADPELEWETEQRAILIEQQMNGTSQSTVA
- a CDS encoding SCO6880 family protein; translated protein: MTTQSQPVAPRRTYLVGRARPNAIVGKNRETGEIALIIVGAFLGMMSGLLVPALPLRIALLAGLPMLAIAAVYLPYKHRTFYKWFEINRSYKRMLKRGTAYRSVASEAGTRLDGREVEVGPPPGIGRIGWLAAPFGPDEIAVLLHADRRTVTAAIEIEGPGVGLRDSEDQEALVDRFGTLLKHVANGDGFVTRLQMLARTLPADPDAHAKDVAQRGDTQAPAWLQESYDQLQSMVSTSSEQHRAYLVACMHYTRDLAAEANAMARAARHASGARKLDRDAGLAVVMARELTDICARLAEADIRVRQPLGQSRLASLVHSMYDPDHPIDHIQAMTKRNAWPAELDAMEPTYLQAKTRESSTRAPWCHATAWVKEWPMTPVGVNFLAPLLVHTPDVIRTVAVTMDLEPTEVAIERMLTEKTNDEAEASRQAKMNRTVDPRDIAAHGRLDQRGEDLASGAAGVNLVGYITVSSRSPEALARDKRTIRASAGKSYLKLEWCDREHHRAFVNTLPFATGIRR
- a CDS encoding membrane protein, which produces MPAERSLARRVSTTIVAALLFLPLLLATAAQAAPTPTPSTPSPSASASRNPSDSDCSFLVGEPRTLCERSQSGGGSVPLPETNNEQDPLASLARGFADAAIKVIDELSKAVKETADVDFTNMQFLGRYAIVFAAATFLTLLLWLLAVAKRAVRGVPLTTALSEAIGFLWLTVLASAFTPLILYTVVNATDAITEVIASGTGQQTDIFFGSFKQALQKGDSIGGGPIMLIIVSLVTVIAAGVLYLELFLRAVLLYVGALLGVVVYSGLVDKNMWGHVRRWAGIMIAIILVKPVIVIVLGLAGALSSDTGPDSVSAVVSGLSIILLAIFASAMIYRFVPGFGDEIAASRNNRLHRAGENAAAAVISSPASLVSQGIKTHSTRDNGGGTSQSSAPRPANPVSGGMAAHSSRGAGGGGGTGGATPPPRSSSPTAGTPHSNRKNTGAGGAGR
- a CDS encoding type IV secretory system conjugative DNA transfer family protein — translated: MTEQKRQGGISDGFIVGLFALILGLAVLVWTATGLAGLLAHGAWPAGVTFARTPMALRALATAPTDLPAAWPTTPPGALSGYGLFWGLLIGEAMILMVLAVFVLGTTARWRAVRANRKAGAYAPTPARKNTEVREDPEARKDAGVRKEPTAPPPPRRPTEEHASAPTPAPAPLPTPTPPAEAPPATPITTPRTVYGPPETRRPAAVQAILDAEGPVLVVTSDPAVWSSTKDARGKLGPVLVHDPGHLCDTPARLHWSPSEHCEDPAVAQERAVALLAPVRPHSRLDAATADTAETLLRCWLHAAAVDGRPFRQVHRWAQGAGAHEPVRILRSHPKAASGLAGLLESALTAHPESRRQAQELTARALSSLSSIHIREACVPNRTDSLTLASFLAEGGTLYVVGEAIEDPRTHPGAMPLLTALAASVVEHGRRMAARSSDGRLDPPLTLVLDDVAAVAPLPQLPDLLATGHTQGLPTLALMRSEEQAKARWPNAVWAIVPQGGTGGHTGRRPLPGLGSRA